The genomic interval AGTGTGAATATTCAGGGGATCAAACAACCTGAGATCTCTGGTTTAATACTTGCCCCCTCCTCACCATATCCCTTCCGTTAAAGTGTGTACTTGAGTTCTCCTAGGTATAAAGTAGCTAATCGATTATTAAGCAATCATTGTGACATTTTCGCTGATTTGTTATGCAGGTCCAACACACCCTTTTCAATATGAACAAGTCCAGTGTCAGTTTTGTTACCtctccaggggggggggggcggggggagatccggatttcatttcaaatgtgaACATGACTTTTGTGTATTGGCAAAGCAGCTAGTGAATGAGACAAAGCCAGCTGCATTAATCACGGTGTTTCAAACTTTGTAAGCTGCTGCATTTTGAATTGAATAGTTAAATCCAGCTGCATTAGCGGAATAATGTTTAATATAGTATaaatttgtgtatttttttatattgaagGTGAGAACTTTGGGCCATACTTGAGGAGAGGGGAGGAACGATGTCAGAACTTGTGCTTGAGactgaatatttgtttttcaccgTGGCCTCCGTTGCTACGCTACTGGTCGTCATCCTCAGCTGGAGGGTCTTACAATCTAAGAAAGATATACAGAGAGGATTAGACAAGAATCAGGTACAGTATTACACCAGGCAGATaaacaggcagacagacagatagaccaATCAGAAGAGGGATAAGTACAGTAACAAATTAATTTAGAGATACAAGAGTGGCAGTGAAACTGACAACTGTATTAAGTGTTCATAACAGCTATGTATGCttccaaatgtatcacaatTCATGGATAAATCAGCAGGAAGATTACAGTACATTAGGAAAATAAAGCCTTCAGAGAATTCTCTGCTGTGATGGGGCCGCACACAGAATGTGGTCAGTGCAAATTAGGGACAGGGGCGCCAGTGCGTGCCATATCGGCGTGGTCAaggaggggggcgggggacCCTGAAGTTTAACAAGTTTCATCATTTCACTTATATCAGCTTCATATCAAAAgaatattgaaaaaataaaaaagttgtgTATCTTTCTTCCCAAGGATTTTTCAACATACTGTAGCAAAGTTAATTGGTTCGGGGAGGGGAGCACCTAACAATTTGTTTGGGGACAAGTTCCCTCGCCATGCCCCCCTTTTGGCAATGTCACTGATCTTGTAGAGGAAAGCATAGTACAGTAAAGTTGTGCTTTCAAACTgacacataaaatatatatttacttcactctgcttatatgtacagtaagacAATATCTTCAATGACAATTTGATGCAACTATGCCCCACTGTTTATGAACAATATTTATTGGTTTATTGATCATGCATACTCTTTTGCAATGGATGAACCATAAGCTAGCATTAAGATCTGTTATTTCTCCCTCACAAATCACACTAGAAATTACTGAAATGTTAAGAACACCATAATAACACGGTTGTGTGGCTTTCAGCATCTTTGTAAAATCTGATGAGATGGGATAATGGTTCTGCAATTCCTAACCTCTGATGGCCTCTGCTGGCATTTTGGAACTAAATCACAACAAATTAAATTCCCTTTAGGAGTAAGGAAATGAATCGGAAATAAAAGAGAATTGTTTATCGTGAGTTGGGTCATTAGGCGCCGATGCGATCTTCCTGGAGCAAAGTAAAATGTTGGATTTAGCTTGGGGGAGAATGGTCTCGcttaatttgctttttttctttgaacAAGATTTTGTTTTCTCGTCAAGCTTCAGTTTATCATCGGTTGGGTACATGATCTGTTGAATAAAGTTAAAATGGCCGACAGCAACGTTACATATTAGACAGTCATAGTAATGTATTGGATTAATGGATAGTTGTGCGGTACTGGAGCTTTACTCAGTCAGTCTCCACACATTGGTACATTTTGGATGACGTCACTACGTCACTGTGTCACGAATCGTATCATCTCTATATTTTGGTTTCTCTGTTTGGTTTTGGCTTTGGTTCGATCAAATTTTTGCTACAGTAGAGAGTGCACAGCAGCATAGAGCAGCATTATAAACTAGTTACAGTGAGCATTCCTTATGAGAGTAGAAAAATAATCAGACTAATGATTTAATGTCACGTTTGATAATCGTGTTAACACTGTATTGTACGGATGACAACTGGGTGATGGATACATAGCTTTACACAATCTTCCTCATACTATTAGACAGTGTGTTAaaactgtatgtacagtaagcaTTGAAATCAGTGACAGGGGATCCTAATGGTATGTTGGAAGAAAATGACTGTGGAAGGTTCATATTCCCCTCCTTTTACCCATTATTGGCTGTAAGGAAATGCAAACACATAATTTGCcaattttaaacaatattaataGCCCTATctgagagaaaaagaaaaaagaaaaaaaaaaggggtaGTATAGATATTTAAGGGTTATGTAGTATTTAATGGCCATCCTGTTTATGTGGTGATTAGTATTATTACATAAAGCCATCAACGCGGTCATTAGTATTGCCCACAGATACTGTATGCTCTTTAATTGTCAGATAATTGTCATAATATAATTATTTGAATTTGTAGTTTGAGAGATTTACTGCTACCTTAACTTATCAGTTTCACTCATTGAGCCgtttaattttttaaacaattaatcaaTCTCAATGTCTGGGAATCAAACCCTCCAAGGAGAGTACAGTTAATATTTGGCTCGACGACGTCTGGGAATAATCCATCTGGGTTTATATCAGAACCTGCACGAGAGTAAAGTTTGAATATCGTCAGCGTCGTATGCAATATTATTGATGACCTTTAggtaaaatactgaaaatgtaAACTATAAATAATAGAATCGCCACGGATGGGTTCATTTGTTTGACAGGGGTTTTTtcgtctcttttttttttatgaatcgTTCAGGGAGATGGCGATGATCAGGTGAAAGGAAAGCATTCAGAAGATGAATTAGCAGATGTAGACAACTTACTTATAAAGAGTTCGGAATTGAAGATCCTTGATTCCAAAGATCTACAGAAGTTACAAGAAGGGGAAGACCAGGGCTCGCCCAGCAAATCCAGTGAGGACCCTAACGTGAAGCGTGTCAGAGCCAAAGAATTGGAGGAAGAATTAGTCAAAGAGATGACGGATAGCCAGCTAGATGAAGAAAGGAGGTAACGCCAGTAAACTCTTTTAACAATTGACCTTATCCATCTCAGGGGCATGGGGAACATTAGGGCAGGATGAGGGGGAGGTTCAACTGTGTCTCGTTAGAGGGAGAGTGAAGGGGGAGTGTAAAAGCTGTTTATAGAGGCTCATTCCTCCCCCTTTGCACGTGCAGGGTGACATCATTGTCTATCTCTGTGTATTTGTTTCGTTGTCCACACACTGCACACAAAGTGTTGTAGTTGATTGGGTAACGTGCTTACTTTGAATTACTGGGTTGCATCTATTGTAGTACATTTATTCTTtagcaatttttaatttttgttttagtgAATCCCTCTCTATGGAAGTATTATACATATGATATGATTTAATTATTATTCTAGgcctaattattatttttttacatcttTAACCGATTTTTCAAAAGTATCGATCAAGAGATTTCAAATCATTTGAGTTGCGTTTATTAAATCATATTGTGTTGTTGCATTACTAGAACAGTTCATTTGGATTGTGAAAGGGTGTATGCTGTGTTTGTTGCGTGGTGTGCCCTCCTTCAACGGATTTCAACCCTCCGTGGTTGATAATCCATTGGAGACTTTGGAATTACCTAAGTGCAGGTTTTAAGCACATGTGCTGCATTGCAACATAAGTAGATTGATGATAGTTCAGTTAATATTTACTATCATTTTGGATAGGAATAGCAGTTAGGTACATACTGTTCTTATGCCAGCGTGACATTTGTGCACTGCATGTTACCCGtgtttaaatttgaagaaaggaGGACAAGTTGTCCAGGCCTGAAAAATGTGTCTATAGTATGACTTTAAGGTTTCCTTTTCCTTTGTGGgataacttaattttttttaaaggttacCTGCTGTTCGTTGATATCAGTAGCAGTGACCAAAATCCAATTTGACAAAGGTGCAGTATTTGCCTTGTATGGTCAATATGAGAAATGTGTCTTCAGTATGACTTTAGAGTTTCCTTTTCCTTTGTGGGATAACTTAATTTTGTAAAGGTTACCTGCTGTTCGTTGATATCAGTAGCAGTGACCATAATCAAATTGGACAAAGGTGCAGTATTTGCCTTGTATAGTCAATATATGGTCGAAGGACTGTTACTATTGACAATTTGCCATTCTGAATATAAAAAACCTAAATCCTCTCAACGGATGCAAAATTGCAACATACGCTATTTAAAAATGGTCACGTAGTGTCAAAAACCTTAAAGAAAGCTTTTAAGCAGTTATTGGCAATGTTGGTGTTCAGAATATTGGTTTGCAATTGTATTCATCATTTATTAACGTAATTTTTCTGTTTCCAAGTTGGCATAGTGCTATAAAACTGAGGGAGCCAGTCCTGACTGAACTTTGGTATTATCAAGcaagctgtttttttttgctttcctttttaAGTTCTTTTTAATGAACGCATCTACTGTACTAAGGAAGTAATTTCTGTGTTCCAAGAATTGTCATATATATCGACCTGCCTAACATGTCTGTCGTTTCTCCTCTCTGTAGAGTTCGAGAAGAACAGTTAGCAGCCATCTTTAAACTGATGGAGGAAAACCAGGATAGGTTTGGTGTGGATTCGGTGGAGGATGTGAAAAGCCAGTACAAACTGTATGCATGAACAATACGTAGCTGGTATTGCcagatacaaaaaaaacaaaaagttctGTCCATATGCCTTTGGGTCAGTGCAAAGACACAATGAAACACAGTTTCCTTCTGCCTGTCTAGATGTTTTACAATTCTTTTCCAACGTTTGAAACAGCTGGAACATATTGCCAACTTTGTCCCTCTCTGGAGAACACAAAGTATATTTTTGCCTTGTTACTATTTAACGTTGAATTTTGCGTTGTTtattcacacataactggataCCCCATTAGTCTAATGAAGAGGTCCACATGGTTAAATACTATTTCACTTCTCCCAGTTAATGAGTTATTATcaattaaaagaatagtccagagTTCTTTTCGTACTAATGATAGATAACACCAAAAATGCTTAACAACATTTCACCAAAGCATACGTATGTGATTTGCAGATTGAGAGCATATGACGATTGATACTTCACTACCAGAAGCCGCCTAAAAGTTTTAACAGTACGAACAGGGTTGTGACATCATAGATTCACTTTGTCCAGACAGCCCAGACAGTAtttcctgggggaggggggaggggaagggggccTCTAATGCTGGGTACTGCTTGAAAACACCCCTTCCTAGCCATTACAGTATAACAATATTTCAGACCTGGTTTAGTGTGTTTTATATGTGTAGTATTTTGATTACAACAGAGCATTAGAGAAGTCCAGCAAAGTATAATTAACTAAATGAAGAGAACTATGGGTGATAATAGCCAATCAGCTTTACTTCAAGTTATTTACTGCTAATCTGTAAGTCAAACGAAAATAATATACATCTATATGCTTTCCTGAAgtgttgttttgtaattttcagGTTATCTGTCATTAACATGATAAACCTCTGGACTCTTCTTTTTAAGTCTAATGAAGAAAATTTTGTatcccacaaatttaatgtaataatcctgttaaaaaacaaaaaccactACAAAGTTTTCTTGCTAATTTAACCATTTCTGATGCAATTTTGATAGACTCAATTAAACTGGTGATATTGTATAGTTTAGTAACTTTCTTTGACCGGGGTGAAGGTTTCCTCAAGATGGTGGCAAAATTAAGGGCAATTCCAGCTTCTATTTATATTTAAGGATGGTATTTTGTGGGTTTgtgttaaaatttgtttatattgtgCAATGTTAGGAGAGCATATTACAGTAATTAGGATATTGGTGCTTAGCAAACAAGAAAGCAATGCTTATTTGAATataccatttcattttttttgcatttatctatatatatatatatactgtatatacagtttCAATTCAAATGAGTTTTACTCTGGtaaaatatgtacagtaattgaacaagtgaaaactgactgggaaattaaagacaaatttgaagaaaaaaataaagcaaagcATCTTTGTGGAGATTTATTCTGTTCTCACAAAAGCCTGGCCATTCTAGTAGTTAGTGATACATCAGGAGAAAATTATAGTTTTTCATGTTACATAGGCCTGATgtgagggaaggggagggggtcttcGGGGCCTACGGTGTGGGACCAGGGTTTAATTAGAGGGCCTGGGAAATATGGAGGGAGCATGGGTAAAAATGCCACCACTGTTCTTTCTAATTGTAGTATGGTTATATCCTGTCATTGGGATAGGGAGAAGGGGTTTGTTGTGGGTCATCcatttatcaatatattttcCACTTCATCGGCATTACTCTTCGTCTGTGTTGTGTAAATTGCTTGTGTTGGTGTTGGTGCCTTGCAGCATATTGATGACGGCAAAGATTCTCAGTTGAGCCGTCACAAAAGAAAACGCacttctgtgcgtgtttttgtcccttctgttactgttacttgccatttagcctttgaagaagatcctgctaggatcgaaacgtcaggcactcttacttttacacacacacaaaaatgaagaaaagaaaacacacatAACCAATTTCTGTTATGTTGTCTGTTTTGAGATGTTGTTTGCTTCGGATATCTTTTTCTAAAACCTTTCTCTTTCTGAATTGACTTCAACAGATTTGTAATGTACAACGAACTGCTAAACTGTATCACTTTATACAAGGTGATTCTAAATACCAGTGCATGCAAAATGTTAACCAGAGAGCCTTTCCTTCTTAAAAAACCACTGATTGCCAAGTAAATGTCTTTCTTTGATAATGATTAACTAATTTAGTAGTTCTCTTTACAAAGTATGGCTTTAGGAATTGACTACTTCTCAAAGGGACTATagcttttgttttgttgctaacTATGCTGAAATGGTAACAATGCTTTGAAAACTACGATACACCTCAATCGATCTCTTTGTTCAATGGGTTGGGAGAGGAGCTTGTGTTAACTATGTTACTACTGAATGGTGAGACTATTTGAGCAAGTAATGTCTCTCAATGAAGTTTGGTGCTATCATGTGCTGCTGTGCTTTGCAGTCCCTTTAATACAACTGCAAAGAATAAGTAGGTGCTGTCAAATAAATCAGGGAGTTTAATGTAGTTACCAGCTAATGCAGGGACAATTACGGTTGGGATAGATTGTCATGTAGATAGTATATATAAAGAGTTATTAGAAAATGTTGTGAGAGGAAGATAAAAACATTATCGTGGCAGTTATATACCAATCGAAGGAAACTAAAGTGTTATAATGAAGCCTCTTCCAAGATGAGTTGAAATGGAAACTCATTAAGGCAAGAAAAGGAGGTCAGTcagaaattgaaaaatatcagACAAATTGCATTTTATCGATTCAATCCCTTATGTGTGATTAGGTTCTGATGCTGATTGTGTTGCTCTTTCAGAGGTGGATCCAGGGTTTTTGAAGGGGATGACATAGTCCTGGGTTCTTTAAATTTATTCCTGTGCAaggcagggggggggtgggttgttTGGGGTCTCTTCCTCCCCAAAACCAAATCTTAGACATCAAATTgtatattctgaggcatatttagataATATATTGGCTCTCTAATAGGTATAAATAGAAGATTGTGCATATACGTTAAGTGTGAAGTTGaaagggtaggggggggggcggtggcaGTCTTCTTACAGACAGAGATTTCATACCTGCCAATTCAAACAGCTTTTACGGTGAGGCTCCCAGTTTTATATCTCACTGCTAACCCTAAGTATAAGCAGATTTGCAAGGAGTTGTTTGAATATTTGAGTCTTAAAACTATGAGTTTAATAttcgactatatatatataatataataatctatacaaataaaaaataatatatctcCAGGTTTTATGGCACTACTCTCCAGGGACATTTTATATATCTGCCGGGGGATTCTTTTATagggggagagggatggggggaggggggaaatgCACCTTTGGGTGATTGACAGCTCTGCATAATGATAAATTACTATAACTACCTGGTTAAATTGGATTTGTTTACAGCTTATCGCTAATTCATATCtaatatttcatgaaatttctCTTGCCAACATGTAATTTGCCTGCTTACCAAGACCATGGAAGTCAGATACCtaaacatgttatatatatatagttactttGCTGTTTTATCCATTCAGATGATGAAACTTGCATATACATTGCACTGCAATGCCAAGGCAAACCACATGGTTAAACAATGGGATATTTCCATATCTCCAGTTACCCAGGTTTGTTACTCATATCACAATAACACATCACAAataattttgtatgtgtgtgtgtgtgtgttattggAGGGTAGGGAAAGGAAGGGTGGGGTAAGGGTGCAGTCAAAACAGGTAAAAACTGATGTTATTGGAATCATTGGCCTAATATGTTACTCCATTgtaaaactttcatttgtttccattttacattaaaaacgaagggaaaaaaaataattttaagtGTATTATCCTTCTTGTATTAGCAGCAATAGTGATCAAAATTTCAATGTCCATCAAatggaatttgtttttcttggaaTGGAGTCAGAATTTGGAATGAAGCTATCAACATGTTGGTCTTTCATATGCTTTTATTCACAATTAACTGGTTAGTCTACAAATTTCATCCCCGCAATCGATGTAATCTTTACTTTTTAGAGGCTGTTATTTCTGTGCTATTTTGTATTTTGGTGTATTATTTGTGATGCTCAGCTTTTTAGCGTTATATTTTCTCGTTGTTACCCAAAGGTGAACACAGAAAACGCATTTCCTTTGGAAAACTAATTAATATTTAAGATTGTGAGCAAATATTTAAGTTGATAACAATTTTAACTAAGCTCTGTTGTTAATATGTCATAAGTACATATAGTAGGAATGTCAACACACAGACTGGTAGCGGGACTTAAGTTTCTCGTTGGGATTTCTGTAACTAATGAAACATATTCAGGGTTATGTTTGGGATAACGTTTGTCAGTATAGCATATCCATTATTTccaaacatattttaatttgcCTTTGGTCGACTAATTTCTTTCCCTGTTGGAATAATTGTGGTTTCACATATTCCCTtaacttttttctaattttggaaTAATTTTGGTTTCACATATTCCCTTAACTTTTTGCTAATTTTGGAATAATTTTGGTTTCACATATTCCGGTAGAAGAGTTTTTAGGCATTGTTCCTTGATCCCTTCATGTTAAATTTCCCTTCTTCTGTATTTCAACAGAAGAGATATTTGTCGAGTTCATTATAATTTCAAGTCTTAGAGTTGATCTGTTAGATTGTTAACACCTTGaaatttgttgcaaaaattatatTTGCCTGTGAATGTATTTGTTTCAGTTCTTGTATAAAATTGCAATTGTAtgaaatatacagaaaataaaatgaatctTGGACTTTTTCTCTCTTGATTTTCATTCGTTCTAATTCCCTTAAGCTTTTCAAAATCATTGCCCcatttttcttctggcagaaCTAAATTGCTTTCCAAACAATCTTGTCTACCAATATTTTTAattgtataaaagtaagttggtctgacgtttcgatcctagcaggattttcttcaaaggctaaatgacaagtcaTTTagtcacttgtcatttagcctttgaagaagatcctgctaggatcgaaacgtcagaccaacttacttttatacattctCCTACAcgggctctctagtggataagcagttttgctaacagttttattttattttaatatttttaattctaAACTGGGGCCTAAGTGCGTTGGTTCTAAATCAAAGGGGTTGCCACCAAAATTTGAGGTCGCATGGAAAGTCTGTAAGGTCATGAAATGTTTCTGCCTTCAAATTTTGACGTAGTATGAGTCAAGGCATCCCCTGCATGCCGTGACAAAGTAAGGATCAGCCCTGGGTGCCAACTATTCTAGCTACACCACTGGTTCTGTTTCTAAAAGCTAAGATTGCATCAGTTGTATCTAATATGGGAAATAATGCTGTTGAAAAGATATTTAATGCCaacattaaatttttaaaaatttaaaaattctgTCTTGAAATTGTACCAGATTTTCTTTCTGATATGTTCCAAAGAATCTCATTCACATGCAGCTCTTCAACCAATCATGTCTTACCCATATCACATTGCCAGCATCAAAAATATTTCTGAGTTTCCCTTGCTTGAAAATTTGAACTTGGTTTTATCTTGTTTTAAGTTCAGGTCGCTCTGAGATAAGCTTTCAAAAAGTGGGTGGTGATAGAAAAAGCCTTAGTATAAACTGAATCACAAAAAGATAACATGCATTTTAAAATTTGGTGAAATTCTATGAATATGGCATAACCTTCACAGATGAGCTGCAAAAGTTTCTTTTCTGCCGTTAGAATAAACACAATTATTAATCTTTTATAGAAGAATGCCTTTTAATTTCATTACTTGTGCAAGCTCAAAGGATATGTCTTGTTTGCAAAAACATGCTAAGGTTGTAAGTAATACCATGTAAGAAAATCTGTGTGGAGTTTTAGATCATTTGCCCTGGTGGTGTTTGCTGTGACCATTTCCTCAGAGAAATTTATCTGTCAGAATATTCCATCGAACTGCAATATCTCAACAAAAGTCTTTTCCCATGCACCCTTAAAGGGATTGAAGACACTCCCAAACCGCGtacggccatctgaaaaagttaacattctGACGTACttagtgacgttttgtttgtgtcgctacaaaatgcagacagtaatgaaacgtgataccttgttatctttagctggacctgagatgtccatcgctgaatcgcttgtacactgtgctgtgggtattgacctcaGGCTGAGGTCttcagctgtatgtactgactgtgcactagcgtctaattaccgacggtagcaagctgtgtgtttattttctgggatcgatggtggtgtctaacacttctgttacacctcattcgaaactaggtcagattaccggcgttagacgtttctttttgcgcgagtcttcacacccctTAACATTTGTTCACCACCTCATCTATATGATGATGCAATTAAACAATTTCCTGATTGTTTGAAATGTTACCAACTTATATCGTTTGTGATACGAGATTGTAAAATTTTGCAGattttaaagaaaacttttgtGGTCTATAAGATCAAACTCTAGAaaacagagaaagaagaaactcagcctctttaaaacaaaattacaatactAGTATTTTGAAATACATTACTTATGTATTTCAGCATAGATTCTCTCAGACAGGCAATAAAAAACTCAAAATGCTATACACATGACTCACAATGATGAAAGCTTTACGGTAACACAGGCACAAAGCATAAACTATAGTATGAGCAAACCAAGCAGGAGACTGAAATGGCAAACCAACGGCACATCGAGAGGATTGAGCTACTTGTATTTAAAGTGACCAGCTATAATGAACGATTGTAGTCATTGCTAAGATATTTCTTCATCTTGCTGTAGCAGGGCCTCTTCTACAGCTTGGGCAGCACCTGTGTTTACTTCATCAGCGTCTTTCTGTAAAGGgaaatcaaaattaaacaacAGCTGTGAAAAATAAGTACTAACTATTGTAAGAATTCTTGGAAACTGTCAAACAGAGTGGGTCACATTCATGGCTAAATGTGGACAGAATAAAAGAAGAACTCTGCAAAGACaaaatagagagagaaagagagacatGAGTTGATTATTCAATGAAATTTAATGATTTAGTAATCAAACTGTTTGCCAAAGGGGAGAAAAATAGGCAATCCTCTGATGTACATGATGTGAATATGTTCAGTGCTGATTAAGAATGCAGTTTATATGTATCTCTTAATAGGGTTCAAATCACTACAGCTCCATGGAGACACAAGATATTGATTTGGCCCAATGGCGTAGTAGCTAGCTGGGTTTCAGAGGAACCAGTTCAAGAGTGAGAGTGAGGCCCGTCACCCCTCAGATGTTCTTGATGAATGTAACGACCACAAAGTTCTGTTTGGTGGTCTTTACATTTGACTGGCAGTTACGATCCGTTGACTAACCACACCTTGGACATTTcgagccccccctcccccaaagacATGAGGGGCTCTGGTTCAATGACCTGTCTGAACTGCCTATTGCTATGCCTCAGATTCTGATGGGAAATGTATATAGCAAAATTCTGCCACATTTGTCCTGGAATTACTTTACTCCCTTCACCAATTAAAGGAAAAGAGACAATCTCTCAACACTCACCAAAAGTTCTAACACTAATAAATCACTCAGCCTTTTTACTTCCCTTGGTCGAGACATCAGTGAGTTTTCACGCCTGTGAAGAGGCAGAAATGACATCGTTTGATGAGGTAAAAATTGTTattccaaaatataaatgtaggTGTAATTACTGTAAAGATGATGAGGAAGCTATGTTGAAGGTCGGGATggataaataattattttgccAAGAATTCAAGAGGAATTAAAGTAGACAACATGAGATCTTGGTCAGGGTCTTATTCACCACTGGGCCATTAAATGGGACCCAAATTACAGGGCAGAAAAAAGATGGGAAAAGTGACCTATTAGAAAATTATTTCCTTAActtaactttatatatatattatctgttTCGTTTGCCCTCGTCACACTAGTTTCCTAATAAAATGGAATAGGAAATAACACACATCCATTGAATATTATTAAAAGAGAACTTTATCAtgcataaaataaaattaactgcACGTCTGGATAAAATGTACACATGATGCCCTGTGTAGGTTCTCTCATGGCAGATCGGGGGCCAAACCAAAACAATTTCTGACTCAGGGTGGCACGGAACAATTTATCTGTATTCCATCGCGAATATGCTTTGCAAAATGGGTAAAACTGCAATACAAGTGTGACCATATATAGCTGTCGTTTGTACTACAGTAAGCATAGCATTTTATAAGAGACACAATTCACAGCTTTCAACActcctttaaaatatgaaatttgaacactaaattaatcCCTGGGTCACCCCTCAAGAAGCCCCCGTAAATACAGCCCTGGTTTCACTAGCAGTTAAATGCTTTGAGGGAAGCAGTAAGCTCTTGTAGAGGGAACCTGAATCGGCGTTATCT from Apostichopus japonicus isolate 1M-3 chromosome 19, ASM3797524v1, whole genome shotgun sequence carries:
- the LOC139959793 gene encoding uncharacterized protein; translated protein: MSELVLETEYLFFTVASVATLLVVILSWRVLQSKKDIQRGLDKNQGDGDDQVKGKHSEDELADVDNLLIKSSELKILDSKDLQKLQEGEDQGSPSKSSEDPNVKRVRAKELEEELVKEMTDSQLDEERRVREEQLAAIFKLMEENQDRFGVDSVEDVKSQYKLYA